A window of Campylobacter lari subsp. lari contains these coding sequences:
- a CDS encoding cytochrome c oxidase, cbb3-type, CcoQ subunit has protein sequence MDLELIRELQGYGFFALVVFLVVVLYSYWFHLYRSEKTGRRNYEKYADLALHDEISDRVLEQNKRSA, from the coding sequence ATGGATTTAGAACTAATAAGAGAACTACAAGGCTATGGATTTTTCGCTCTTGTAGTATTTTTAGTGGTAGTTTTGTATTCTTATTGGTTTCATTTGTATAGATCTGAAAAAACAGGTAGAAGAAACTATGAAAAATATGCTGATTTGGCATTACATGATGAAATCAGTGATCGTGTTTTAGAGCAAAATAAAAGGAGTGCTTAA
- a CDS encoding DUF507 family protein: MRIKPAHIPYIANKIILDLMHSSFVKIKDDSQKLLKIAKEIIEIDVLNERKLDEKAKELLESQEDEIEFMQIDRKSMFWMIKKKLASDFKFILDSEDRYNNLSHKILENLVEEDLINYNVSENRVKNLIFSSIMSYLKEYENLEDIVYEKISNYKRKLIPGSEEYELIFEKLYQEELRKKGLL, translated from the coding sequence ATGCGTATCAAACCAGCTCACATACCTTATATAGCAAATAAAATAATACTTGATTTAATGCATTCTTCTTTTGTTAAAATCAAAGATGATAGTCAAAAACTTTTAAAAATAGCAAAAGAAATCATAGAAATAGATGTTTTGAATGAGCGTAAGCTTGATGAAAAAGCAAAAGAGCTTTTAGAAAGCCAAGAAGATGAAATTGAGTTTATGCAAATAGATAGAAAAAGTATGTTTTGGATGATTAAGAAAAAACTTGCAAGCGATTTTAAATTTATACTAGATAGTGAAGATAGATACAACAACCTTTCTCATAAAATTTTAGAAAATTTAGTAGAAGAGGATTTGATAAATTATAATGTATCAGAAAATCGTGTGAAAAATCTTATCTTTTCAAGTATTATGTCTTATTTAAAAGAGTATGAAAATTTAGAAGATATAGTTTATGAAAAAATTTCAAATTACAAAAGAAAACTTATACCAGGCTCTGAAGAGTATGAATTGATTTTTGAAAAATTATATCAAGAAGAATTAAGAAAAAAAGGGCTTTTATGA
- the ccoN gene encoding cytochrome-c oxidase, cbb3-type subunit I produces the protein MHPGNALNYDYTVAKYFMFATLLFGIIGMAIGTLIAFQMAYPDLNYLAGEYGTFSRLRPLHTSGVIFGFMLSGIWATWYYIGQRVLKVSMAESKFLMAIGKLHFWLYMITMIVAVISLFAGVSTSKEYAELEWPLDILVVLIWVLWGISIFGLIGIRREKTLYVSLWYYIATFLGIAMLYLFNNMAVPTYFVSGMGDWWHSVSMYAGTNDALVQWWYGHNAVAFVFTVGIIAQIYYFLPKESGQPVFSYKLSLFAFWGLMFVYLWAGGHHLIYSTVPDWMQTMGSVFSIVLILPSWGSAINILLTMKGEWSQLRESPLIKFMILASTFYMFSTLEGPILSIKSVNALAHFTDWIPGHVHDGTLGWVGFMTMAALYHMVPRMFKRELYSKSLMEAQFWIQTTGIVLYFSSMWIAGITQGMMWRATDEYGNLLYTFIDTVEAIVPYYWIRAVGGLLYLVGFFMFVYNIYKSISVGRVLDKEPKSASPMAA, from the coding sequence ATGCACCCAGGAAATGCATTAAACTATGACTATACGGTTGCTAAATACTTTATGTTTGCTACCTTATTGTTTGGTATTATTGGGATGGCTATTGGAACGCTTATAGCTTTTCAAATGGCATATCCGGATTTGAATTATCTAGCTGGTGAGTATGGTACTTTTTCAAGACTTAGACCATTACATACTTCAGGTGTGATTTTTGGTTTTATGCTCTCAGGTATTTGGGCAACTTGGTATTATATTGGTCAGCGTGTGTTAAAAGTTAGCATGGCAGAATCTAAATTTTTAATGGCTATAGGTAAGTTACATTTTTGGCTTTATATGATTACTATGATTGTAGCTGTTATAAGTTTATTTGCAGGTGTTAGCACTTCAAAAGAGTATGCAGAACTTGAATGGCCGCTTGATATATTAGTGGTTTTAATTTGGGTTTTATGGGGAATTAGTATTTTTGGACTTATTGGAATTCGCCGTGAAAAAACTTTATATGTTTCACTTTGGTATTATATAGCTACATTTTTAGGTATAGCTATGCTTTATTTGTTTAACAATATGGCAGTTCCAACTTATTTTGTAAGTGGAATGGGCGATTGGTGGCATAGTGTTTCCATGTATGCAGGAACTAATGATGCATTAGTTCAATGGTGGTATGGACACAATGCTGTTGCATTCGTATTCACTGTTGGTATAATTGCTCAAATTTATTATTTCTTACCAAAAGAAAGTGGGCAACCAGTATTTTCTTATAAATTATCATTATTTGCATTTTGGGGCTTAATGTTTGTATATTTATGGGCAGGTGGACACCACTTGATTTATTCTACTGTGCCTGATTGGATGCAAACTATGGGTTCAGTGTTTTCAATAGTATTAATCCTTCCTTCTTGGGGTTCAGCAATTAATATCTTGCTTACTATGAAAGGTGAGTGGAGTCAATTAAGAGAAAGCCCATTAATCAAATTTATGATTTTAGCTTCAACTTTCTATATGTTCTCAACTTTAGAAGGTCCTATTCTTTCTATTAAATCAGTTAATGCATTAGCACACTTTACAGATTGGATTCCAGGACATGTTCATGATGGTACTTTAGGTTGGGTTGGCTTTATGACTATGGCTGCACTTTATCACATGGTGCCTAGAATGTTTAAAAGAGAACTATATAGCAAATCATTAATGGAAGCTCAATTTTGGATTCAAACTACAGGTATAGTATTGTACTTTAGTTCTATGTGGATAGCAGGTATTACTCAAGGTATGATGTGGAGAGCTACTGATGAGTATGGTAACTTACTTTATACTTTCATTGATACTGTTGAAGCTATTGTTCCTTATTATTGGATTAGAGCTGTGGGTGGCTTGTTATACTTAGTAGGATTTTTCATGTTTGTTTATAATATTTATAAATCAATTTCAGTGGGTAGAGTGCTTGATAAAGAACCAAAAAGTGCTTCACCTATGGCAGCATAA
- the ccoO gene encoding cytochrome-c oxidase, cbb3-type subunit II, whose protein sequence is MFSWLEKNPFFFAVAVFIVIAYAGIVEVLPDFAQNARPIEGKKPYTVLQLAGRHAYIKESCNACHSQLIRPFKSETDRYGMYSVSGEYAYDRPFLWGSKRTGPDLLRIGNFRTTDWHENHMWDPVSVVPGSIMPAYKHMFNNNANIETAYAEALTVKKVFSVPYDTENGTKLGTWEEAQAEVMAEAKTIVDQMKNQDVKDAFARGEIKEIVALIAYLNSLK, encoded by the coding sequence ATGTTTAGTTGGTTAGAAAAAAATCCATTCTTTTTTGCTGTGGCAGTATTTATAGTGATTGCATATGCAGGTATTGTGGAAGTTTTACCTGATTTTGCTCAAAATGCAAGACCAATTGAAGGTAAAAAACCTTATACGGTTTTACAACTTGCAGGACGCCATGCTTATATTAAAGAAAGTTGCAATGCATGTCATTCACAACTTATTCGTCCGTTTAAATCTGAAACTGATCGTTATGGTATGTATTCAGTTAGCGGTGAATATGCTTATGATAGACCATTTTTATGGGGTTCAAAAAGAACTGGACCTGATTTATTGCGTATAGGTAATTTTAGAACTACAGATTGGCATGAAAATCACATGTGGGATCCAGTTTCAGTTGTTCCTGGTTCTATTATGCCAGCTTACAAACATATGTTTAATAATAACGCAAACATAGAAACAGCATATGCTGAAGCACTAACTGTAAAAAAAGTTTTCAGTGTACCTTATGATACTGAAAATGGTACAAAACTAGGTACTTGGGAAGAAGCTCAAGCAGAAGTAATGGCTGAAGCTAAAACTATAGTAGATCAAATGAAAAATCAAGATGTTAAAGATGCGTTTGCAAGAGGTGAGATTAAAGAAATCGTTGCATTAATTGCGTATCTTAACAGCTTAAAATAG
- the yedF gene encoding sulfurtransferase-like selenium metabolism protein YedF, which yields MIIHYSLNLEGEACPYPAIATIDALKELKSGEVLEILCDCPQSINSIPQDAKNRGFEILEINQDGPTLRFLIQKP from the coding sequence ATGATTATTCATTATAGTTTAAATTTAGAAGGTGAGGCTTGTCCATACCCTGCTATAGCTACTATTGATGCATTAAAAGAACTAAAGTCAGGCGAAGTCTTAGAAATTTTATGTGATTGCCCACAAAGCATTAATTCCATACCGCAGGATGCTAAAAATCGTGGTTTTGAAATTCTAGAAATAAATCAAGATGGGCCAACGCTTAGATTTTTAATCCAAAAGCCTTAA
- a CDS encoding MotE family protein, whose amino-acid sequence MMKKIIFLLIFLNFVKAEQNCEQYFEARKEQMQEQIREYDEARQSLEAYRASFEALQKEKMQALVQKEADINASLEQIKSLKEQNERILKATRENLQAINDKTMGRITEIYAKMKDVAVAGILSEMEPDEASKILLSLDPRKISSIMAKMEPKKASDLTLLLKNLDQNASSQ is encoded by the coding sequence ATGATGAAAAAAATAATATTTTTATTAATTTTTTTAAATTTTGTAAAAGCAGAACAAAATTGTGAGCAATATTTTGAAGCAAGAAAAGAGCAAATGCAAGAACAAATTAGAGAATATGATGAGGCAAGACAAAGTTTAGAGGCATATAGAGCATCTTTTGAAGCTTTACAAAAAGAAAAAATGCAAGCTTTGGTGCAAAAAGAAGCTGATATTAATGCAAGTTTAGAACAAATTAAAAGCTTAAAAGAACAAAATGAGCGTATATTGAAAGCAACTAGAGAAAATCTTCAAGCGATTAATGATAAAACTATGGGGCGTATTACAGAAATCTATGCAAAAATGAAAGATGTTGCTGTTGCAGGTATATTAAGCGAAATGGAACCTGATGAGGCTTCAAAAATTCTACTTTCGCTTGATCCTAGAAAAATTTCATCTATTATGGCAAAAATGGAACCTAAAAAAGCTTCAGATTTAACATTACTTTTGAAAAATTTAGATCAAAATGCAAGTTCGCAGTAA
- the carA gene encoding glutamine-hydrolyzing carbamoyl-phosphate synthase small subunit, translating to MKAYIYIENDVFLSAKAFGQSGTFFGELVFNTSLTGYQEIISDPSYAGQFVVFSMPEIGIVGVNDEDNESKEVFASGMIIRELNEDYSNFRANNSLSAYLKNHGKIGLCEIDTRFLVKMIRDQGNLRAVISTEIKDKEELKKMLFSSAKIDEVNYVAQVSTKTSYTHKKGTWDHSKKAYENAKTSGKKIAVIDYGVKENILNELVSVGLKVEVFPYNTKAKDLIELYQKGVIHGVFLSNGPGEPKILKEEIAEIKKLAEAKIPMLGICLGHQLLSNAFGYETYKMKFGQHGANHPVINLTNNTVEITAQNHNYNVPEEIAEVAIITHRNLFGDNVEGVKYKNYPIISVQHHPESSSGPHESKYIFKEFLELL from the coding sequence ATGAAAGCATATATTTATATAGAAAATGATGTTTTCTTAAGTGCAAAAGCTTTTGGACAAAGTGGAACTTTTTTTGGTGAGCTTGTTTTCAATACATCTTTAACAGGTTATCAAGAGATTATTTCTGATCCTTCATATGCGGGTCAATTTGTGGTTTTTTCAATGCCAGAAATTGGTATAGTTGGCGTTAATGATGAAGATAACGAAAGCAAAGAAGTTTTTGCTAGCGGTATGATCATAAGGGAATTAAATGAAGATTATTCTAATTTTAGAGCCAATAACTCTTTAAGTGCTTATTTGAAAAACCATGGCAAAATAGGACTTTGTGAAATTGATACTAGATTTTTGGTTAAAATGATTAGAGATCAAGGAAATTTAAGAGCGGTAATATCTACTGAAATTAAAGACAAAGAAGAGCTTAAGAAAATGCTTTTTTCTAGTGCTAAAATCGATGAGGTAAATTATGTAGCACAAGTTAGCACAAAAACTTCATATACTCACAAAAAAGGCACTTGGGATCATAGTAAAAAAGCTTATGAGAATGCAAAGACAAGCGGTAAAAAAATAGCTGTGATTGATTATGGTGTAAAAGAAAATATTTTAAATGAACTTGTAAGTGTAGGACTTAAAGTAGAGGTTTTTCCTTATAATACCAAGGCAAAAGATTTGATTGAATTATACCAAAAAGGTGTAATTCATGGTGTATTTTTATCCAATGGACCAGGTGAGCCAAAAATTTTAAAAGAAGAAATTGCAGAGATTAAAAAATTAGCAGAAGCAAAAATTCCTATGCTAGGTATTTGTTTAGGACATCAGCTTTTAAGCAATGCATTTGGTTATGAAACTTATAAGATGAAATTTGGTCAACATGGAGCAAATCATCCAGTAATCAATCTTACAAACAATACAGTAGAAATTACAGCACAAAATCACAACTACAATGTTCCTGAAGAAATAGCAGAGGTTGCAATAATTACTCATAGAAATTTATTTGGTGATAATGTAGAGGGAGTTAAATACAAAAATTACCCTATCATTTCAGTACAACATCACCCAGAAAGCTCCTCAGGACCACATGAGAGCAAATACATCTTTAAAGAATTTTTAGAGCTTTTGTGA
- the yedE gene encoding selenium metabolism membrane protein YedE/FdhT, which yields MHSFKQSFFINFWDNSKGMIVLGILSAIYFGIFGSVWAVTGEMTRWGGEFLEFFGIDLSSYSYYQKQNLSGSPLTRIDGIMLIGMFIGCLSTAFLANKFKWRLPASKIRIFQAIIGGILSGFGARLAFGCNLANFFTGLPYFSLHTWVFTLFMILGIYLAVKVCNLAPFKPKAKLQRVCKENQPLKTQNKTAKIYFYIGLSIFIIFITYVVFILQKQPLNIKNKESILPLALIFGFVFGFIISRAQICFTSCFRDLFLFGRDNAIKGALIGMIIACLIAFAFILQGHTSKIIEISPNIALGAFLFGFGIVFAGGCECGWMYRACEGQSHFIIVGIANIIGTMILALSYDHFPNFLTDGVKIHLLNEFGYFNGLVINLILFAILFLFILKFKKSFFFKQNKKGGI from the coding sequence ATGCATTCTTTCAAACAATCATTTTTTATCAATTTTTGGGATAATTCTAAAGGCATGATTGTGCTTGGAATTTTAAGTGCGATTTATTTTGGAATTTTTGGTAGTGTTTGGGCGGTCACTGGCGAAATGACACGCTGGGGCGGAGAGTTTTTGGAATTTTTTGGTATAGACTTAAGCTCTTATTCTTATTATCAAAAACAAAATTTAAGTGGCAGCCCCTTAACAAGAATTGATGGTATTATGCTTATAGGTATGTTTATAGGGTGTTTAAGCACTGCATTTTTAGCAAATAAATTCAAATGGCGCTTACCTGCTAGCAAAATTCGAATTTTTCAAGCTATTATAGGTGGAATTTTATCCGGTTTTGGTGCGAGACTTGCCTTTGGTTGCAACTTGGCAAATTTTTTTACAGGCTTGCCTTATTTTTCTTTACATACTTGGGTTTTTACCTTATTTATGATTTTAGGGATTTATTTAGCTGTTAAAGTTTGTAATCTAGCACCTTTTAAGCCAAAAGCTAAATTACAACGCGTTTGCAAAGAAAATCAACCATTAAAAACACAAAATAAAACCGCAAAGATATATTTTTATATAGGACTTAGTATATTTATAATTTTTATAACTTATGTTGTATTTATACTACAAAAACAACCTTTAAATATTAAAAACAAAGAAAGTATTCTTCCTTTAGCATTGATATTTGGCTTTGTTTTTGGTTTTATCATATCTAGGGCTCAAATTTGCTTCACTTCTTGCTTTAGAGATTTATTTTTATTTGGTAGGGATAATGCCATAAAGGGTGCTTTAATAGGTATGATTATAGCTTGTTTAATAGCTTTTGCTTTTATCTTACAAGGACACACTAGCAAAATAATAGAAATATCACCAAATATTGCTTTAGGTGCTTTTTTATTTGGCTTTGGGATAGTTTTTGCCGGAGGATGTGAGTGTGGCTGGATGTATAGAGCTTGTGAAGGACAAAGTCATTTTATTATAGTGGGTATTGCAAATATTATTGGTACTATGATATTAGCTTTAAGCTATGATCATTTTCCAAATTTCTTAACAGATGGAGTAAAGATTCATCTTTTAAATGAATTTGGTTATTTTAATGGTTTGGTAATTAATTTAATTTTATTTGCAATTTTATTTTTATTTATATTAAAGTTTAAAAAATCATTCTTTTTCAAACAAAATAAAAAAGGGGGAATATGA
- the putP gene encoding sodium/proline symporter PutP, which yields MEVVQINTQIAIMFVAYSALMLFIGFYFYKQNKNSEDYFLGGRSMGPVVSALSAGASDMSGWLLMGLPGALYVSGLAESYIAIGLSIGAFLNWAFVAKRLRIYTSVIANSITIPDYFETRFDDDKHILRVVCAIVILIFFTFYVSSGLVGGAKLFEATFGIQYDYALTTGTVIIVAYTFLGGYKAVCWTDLIQGLLMMSALIIVPIVMVYHLGGFSEAVNIVKEIKPNTFSMGEGLSFLGIVSALSWGLGYFGQPHILVRFMSIRSTKDIPTATFVGISWMIISLIGACLIGVLGIAYVSKFELSLQDPEKIFIVMSQLLFNPWIAGILLSAILAAIMSTASSQLLVSSSTIAEDFYKRIFNKEASNKMVMTLGRFGVLAVAVIAFVISTDKNSSVLSIVAYAWAGFGASFGSVMLFSLFWSKMTRYAAIAGMITGAVVVVAYKNFLAEWLNFPVYEIIPGFLAASIVIVLVSLVTKVRPGTKAAYETMLKHL from the coding sequence ATGGAGGTTGTACAAATTAATACTCAAATTGCGATAATGTTTGTCGCATATTCAGCGTTAATGCTTTTTATCGGATTTTATTTTTATAAACAAAATAAAAACTCAGAAGACTATTTTTTAGGTGGTCGTTCTATGGGGCCTGTAGTTTCAGCACTTAGTGCTGGAGCTTCTGATATGAGTGGTTGGCTTTTAATGGGCTTACCAGGAGCTTTATATGTAAGTGGCTTAGCTGAAAGTTATATTGCAATAGGTCTTAGCATAGGAGCGTTTTTAAACTGGGCTTTTGTAGCAAAAAGACTTAGAATTTACACTAGTGTGATTGCAAATTCTATTACCATTCCAGATTATTTTGAAACAAGGTTTGATGATGATAAGCATATATTAAGAGTGGTTTGTGCTATTGTTATTTTGATTTTCTTTACTTTTTATGTTTCTTCAGGACTTGTAGGTGGGGCAAAACTTTTTGAAGCAACTTTTGGAATCCAATATGATTATGCTTTAACTACAGGAACTGTGATTATAGTTGCTTATACATTTTTGGGTGGATATAAGGCGGTTTGTTGGACGGATTTAATTCAAGGCTTATTGATGATGAGTGCTTTGATTATCGTGCCTATAGTGATGGTTTATCATTTGGGTGGTTTTAGTGAAGCTGTTAATATAGTCAAAGAAATCAAGCCAAATACTTTTTCCATGGGAGAAGGATTAAGCTTTTTAGGTATAGTTTCAGCACTTTCATGGGGGCTTGGGTATTTTGGTCAGCCACATATTTTGGTGCGCTTTATGTCTATACGCTCAACTAAAGACATTCCAACTGCTACTTTTGTAGGAATTTCTTGGATGATTATATCTTTAATTGGCGCTTGTTTGATAGGTGTTTTAGGTATAGCTTATGTGAGTAAATTTGAACTTAGTTTGCAAGACCCTGAAAAGATTTTTATCGTAATGTCACAATTACTTTTTAATCCTTGGATAGCAGGTATTTTATTAAGTGCTATTTTAGCAGCTATTATGAGTACAGCAAGTTCGCAATTGCTTGTTTCAAGTTCGACTATAGCAGAAGATTTTTATAAAAGAATTTTCAATAAAGAAGCATCTAATAAAATGGTAATGACTTTAGGTAGATTTGGTGTTTTAGCAGTGGCTGTGATAGCTTTTGTTATTTCTACTGATAAAAACTCAAGTGTTTTAAGTATAGTTGCTTATGCTTGGGCAGGATTTGGAGCAAGTTTTGGTTCTGTAATGCTTTTTTCATTATTTTGGTCAAAAATGACTAGATATGCTGCTATTGCAGGTATGATTACAGGTGCAGTTGTAGTTGTAGCATATAAAAATTTCTTAGCTGAGTGGCTTAATTTTCCTGTTTATGAAATCATTCCAGGATTTTTAGCTGCATCCATTGTGATTGTTTTAGTGAGCTTGGTAACTAAAGTGCGCCCAGGAACTAAAGCAGCTTATGAAACAATGTTAAAACATCTTTGA
- a CDS encoding adenylosuccinate synthase, protein MSKADIVVGIQWGDEGKGKIVDKLCENYDYVCRSAGGHNAGHTIWVDGIRYALHLMPSGVLNKQCINVIGNGVVVNPDVLISEMAQFENLEGRLFISDRAHLNLNHHALIDQARERLKGDKAIGTTGKGIGPSYEDKISRNGHRVGELLEPEKLCENLMKDFELKKTYFDVLGIAMPSYDEILKDLKRFKEVLAPYITDTTRMLWKALDEDKKVLLEGAQGSMLDIDHGTYPYVTSSTTISAGALSGLGLNPKEIGKVIGIVKAYTTRVGNGAFPSEDLGEDGEKIGLIGKEIGVSTGRKRRCGWFDAVAVRYTARLNGLDTLSLMKLDVLDGFESVKICKAYEYKGQEIDYVPCDLENAKPIYEVMEGWDKVAGIRDYDLLPENAKKYIKRLEELSGVKVGYISTSPEREDTIIL, encoded by the coding sequence ATGAGTAAAGCAGATATTGTCGTTGGTATCCAATGGGGTGATGAAGGTAAGGGTAAGATAGTTGATAAGCTATGTGAAAATTATGATTATGTTTGCAGGAGTGCAGGCGGACATAATGCAGGTCACACTATATGGGTTGATGGTATAAGATATGCTTTACATTTAATGCCATCAGGTGTTTTGAATAAACAATGCATTAATGTTATAGGCAATGGTGTCGTAGTTAATCCTGATGTATTAATTAGTGAAATGGCTCAATTTGAAAATTTAGAAGGAAGATTATTTATAAGCGATAGAGCCCATTTAAATTTAAATCATCATGCTTTGATTGATCAAGCAAGAGAAAGACTTAAAGGCGATAAAGCTATAGGAACAACAGGCAAAGGCATAGGACCAAGCTATGAAGATAAAATTAGCCGTAATGGACATAGAGTAGGGGAATTGCTAGAGCCTGAAAAACTTTGTGAAAATTTAATGAAAGATTTTGAACTTAAAAAAACTTATTTTGATGTTTTAGGTATTGCAATGCCTAGCTATGATGAAATTTTAAAAGATTTAAAACGCTTTAAAGAAGTTTTAGCACCATATATCACAGATACTACAAGAATGCTTTGGAAAGCTTTGGATGAGGATAAAAAAGTATTGCTAGAAGGTGCGCAAGGATCAATGCTAGATATTGACCATGGAACTTATCCTTATGTTACTAGCTCAACGACTATTTCAGCTGGAGCTTTAAGTGGTTTGGGGTTAAATCCAAAAGAAATTGGAAAAGTTATAGGTATAGTAAAAGCTTATACAACAAGAGTGGGAAATGGAGCTTTTCCAAGTGAAGATTTAGGTGAAGATGGTGAAAAAATAGGACTTATTGGTAAAGAAATCGGAGTAAGTACAGGTAGAAAAAGAAGATGTGGTTGGTTTGATGCAGTTGCGGTAAGATATACTGCAAGATTAAATGGCTTAGATACTTTATCATTGATGAAACTTGATGTGTTAGATGGTTTTGAAAGTGTTAAAATTTGTAAAGCTTATGAGTATAAGGGGCAAGAAATAGACTATGTGCCTTGTGATTTAGAAAATGCTAAACCTATTTATGAAGTAATGGAAGGCTGGGATAAAGTTGCAGGGATTAGGGATTATGATTTGTTACCTGAAAATGCTAAAAAATACATTAAGCGTTTAGAAGAATTAAGTGGTGTTAAAGTAGGTTATATCTCTACAAGCCCTGAAAGAGAAGATACTATCATTTTATGA
- a CDS encoding flagellar FliJ family protein, with the protein MKSKYSSVIKLRKQQLDKAEANLTKTRQKLLQCEEEFKEASKTCESLTLANKGSIALLRSSLKLQEIAREGKQRVKQKLDLTKKELAHHQHLYKKAHLEFEKIKVLENEELKKIQKALQKEEEKFIDELAITRHFNKEK; encoded by the coding sequence ATGAAAAGCAAATATTCTTCTGTAATTAAGCTTAGAAAACAACAGCTTGATAAAGCAGAAGCAAATTTAACTAAAACAAGACAAAAGCTTTTACAGTGTGAAGAAGAGTTTAAAGAAGCCTCAAAAACTTGTGAAAGCTTAACTTTAGCCAATAAGGGCTCGATAGCTTTGTTAAGATCGTCTTTAAAATTGCAAGAAATTGCAAGAGAAGGTAAGCAAAGGGTTAAACAAAAGTTAGATTTAACCAAAAAAGAACTTGCACATCATCAACATTTATACAAAAAGGCTCATTTGGAATTTGAAAAAATCAAAGTTTTAGAAAACGAAGAATTAAAAAAGATTCAAAAAGCTTTACAGAAAGAAGAAGAAAAATTTATAGATGAACTTGCTATAACAAGGCATTTTAATAAGGAAAAATGA
- a CDS encoding sulfite exporter TauE/SafE family protein, whose protein sequence is MNLDFIALASIAFLSSFGHCYGMCGGFVLAYTQLSKQIKLPFSLLIFSYHLSRIFAYVCLGVFFGFFGNLFSFSEFAKGIMLFIIGIFMVVLAFALIFKGKLLAFFENSLFFDCVIKKSISRLIQNKSLKSTIFLGFLNGFVPCGLVYFYIAFGMSVQNVYLAALIMLVFGLSTLPALVFFAYFSKTLSEKFQKTASLISYILIFFYGLYFSYIGFSITR, encoded by the coding sequence GTGAATTTAGATTTCATTGCTTTAGCGAGTATAGCTTTTCTTTCTAGCTTTGGACATTGTTATGGAATGTGTGGAGGTTTTGTTTTAGCTTATACTCAGCTTTCAAAGCAAATCAAACTTCCTTTTTCTCTTTTGATTTTCTCTTATCATTTATCTAGAATTTTTGCCTATGTTTGTTTAGGTGTTTTTTTTGGATTTTTTGGAAATTTATTTTCTTTTAGCGAATTTGCAAAAGGTATAATGCTTTTTATTATCGGAATTTTTATGGTGGTTTTAGCTTTTGCTTTAATTTTTAAAGGAAAATTGTTAGCTTTTTTTGAAAACTCTTTATTTTTTGACTGTGTCATTAAAAAAAGCATTTCAAGATTAATTCAAAATAAGTCTTTGAAAAGTACTATTTTTTTAGGCTTTTTAAATGGTTTTGTACCTTGCGGCTTGGTGTATTTTTATATAGCTTTTGGAATGAGTGTGCAAAATGTATACTTAGCAGCGTTAATTATGCTTGTTTTTGGACTTTCAACACTGCCTGCTTTGGTATTTTTTGCTTATTTTTCTAAAACATTGAGTGAAAAATTTCAAAAAACAGCTAGTTTGATTTCTTATATTTTAATATTTTTTTATGGCTTGTATTTTTCTTATATAGGTTTTTCTATAACTCGATAA